From a region of the Helianthus annuus cultivar XRQ/B chromosome 5, HanXRQr2.0-SUNRISE, whole genome shotgun sequence genome:
- the LOC110943875 gene encoding DEAD-box ATP-dependent RNA helicase 11-like has product MDRSPRFGSRSSDNCSWADVVDNAPSGPDNYENNPSGAPVKPAYVPPHLRNKPAASQQAITPAVSNGSLPPMNDEIDLGDALNLNIRRSKYVKPTPVQRYTIPISLAGRDLMACAQTGSGKTAAFCFPIISGIMRQQSVQKPRGTRTVFPLALILSPTRELSSQKAIDVVTRKYLVIFSSNWVIMNKETRRLSKIPDEVGLTLNIWVGKQADWKRSAEESEEFEEFGAKRAKIRDLESIFRSEGELFRCALI; this is encoded by the exons ATGGATAGATCACCCAGGTTCGGGTCCAGAAGCAGTGACAATTGCTCTTGGGCGGATGTTGTCGACAATGCAccttcaggacctgataattacGAAAATAATCCTTCGGGGGCGCCTGTTAAGCCCGCTTATGTACCACCGCATCTTCGTAACAAGCCAGCTGCATCTCAGCAAGCCATTACTCCTGCTGTATCAAATGGTAGCCTACCACCTATGAATGACG AAATCGATTTAGGAGATGCTTTGAATCTGAACATTAGGAGATCCAAATATGTTAAGCCAACACCTGTTCAACGTTACACTATTCCCATTTCTTTAGCGGGCCGAGACTTGATGGCTTGTGCTCAAACGGGCTCGGGAAAAACAGCAGCGTTTTGTTTTCCTATAATCAGTGGGATTATGAGACAACAATCTGTGCAAAAGCCACGTGGCACTAGGACTGTTTTCCCTCTTGCTCTTATTCTATCTCCTACTAGAGAGCTTTCGAGTCAG AAGGCGATTGATGTTGTAACAAGAAAATATTTGGTCATATTTTCCAGTAACTGGGTTATAATGAATAAAGAGACAAGGAGGTTATCGAAAATCCCAGATGAAGTTGGGTTGACCTTAAACATATGGGTGGGAAAACAGGCGGATTGG AAAAGATCTGCTGAAGAAAGTGAAGAGTTTGAAGAATTTGGAGCAAAAAGAGCAAAAATTAGAGATCTTGAATCTATTTTTCGTTCCGAAGGTGAATTGTTTAGATGTGCTTTAATTTGA